In Pseudomonas alcaliphila JAB1, a single window of DNA contains:
- a CDS encoding amidotransferase, which translates to MSLRICILETDILRPELVDQYQGYGHMFEQLFAQQTVTAEFSVYNVVEGHYPPDSEKFDAYLVTGSKADSFGSDPWIQTLKEYLLERYKRGDKLLGICFGHQLLALLLGGKAERAEQGWGVGVHSYRLAGKPEWMSPALDELQLLISHQDQVTRLPEKATLLASSDFCPIGAYHIEDQVLCFQGHPEFVHDYSRALLDLRQQHLGEQVYQQGVDSLKHSQQGSAVAEWMMRFVAQGKESKA; encoded by the coding sequence ATGTCACTGCGTATCTGCATCCTGGAAACTGACATCCTCCGCCCCGAACTGGTCGACCAGTACCAGGGTTATGGCCACATGTTCGAGCAGCTGTTCGCTCAACAGACGGTCACGGCAGAGTTCAGTGTCTATAACGTGGTGGAAGGGCATTACCCGCCCGATAGCGAGAAATTCGATGCCTATCTGGTGACTGGCAGCAAGGCGGATTCTTTCGGCAGCGATCCCTGGATTCAGACCCTCAAGGAGTATCTGCTCGAGCGCTACAAGCGCGGCGACAAGCTGCTGGGCATCTGTTTTGGCCATCAACTGCTGGCGCTGCTGCTTGGTGGCAAGGCCGAGCGTGCCGAACAGGGTTGGGGCGTTGGCGTGCACAGTTATCGTCTGGCAGGCAAGCCTGAGTGGATGAGCCCGGCTCTGGACGAACTGCAACTGTTGATCAGCCACCAAGATCAGGTCACCCGCCTGCCGGAGAAGGCCACGCTGCTGGCTTCCAGTGACTTCTGCCCGATTGGCGCCTACCACATCGAGGATCAGGTGCTGTGCTTCCAGGGGCATCCAGAGTTCGTTCACGACTACTCGCGGGCATTGCTCGATCTGCGCCAGCAGCACCTCGGTGAGCAGGTCTATCAGCAGGGCGTGGACAGCCTCAAGCATTCGCAGCAGGGCAGTGCAGTGGCTGAGTGGATGATGCGCTTTGTCGCTCAAGGCAAGGAAAGCAAGGCCTGA
- a CDS encoding 1-acylglycerol-3-phosphate O-acyltransferase, which produces MLYVLRMLLMGVHFILAGLLGLLLGLCRPFNPDNSRLCARLYSLPALCLLRLKLKTDVRPLLEHQRSCVIIANHQSNFDLYVLGRVVPERTVSIGKKSLKWVPFFGQLYWLAGNVLIDRSNAVAAKRAMLTTTETLRNRDTSIWVFPEGTRNLGRGLLPFKKGAFQMAITAGVPIIPVCVSNYSKAMRLNRWNSGRILIRSLPAIPTAGLSLDDMPALMERCQQAMSECISNMDKELASA; this is translated from the coding sequence ATGCTCTACGTCTTGCGCATGCTGCTGATGGGCGTGCATTTCATCCTGGCCGGTCTGCTTGGCCTGCTGCTCGGCCTGTGCCGCCCGTTCAACCCCGACAACAGCCGCCTCTGCGCACGTCTTTATTCGCTGCCCGCACTATGCCTGCTGCGCCTGAAGCTGAAGACCGACGTACGCCCGCTTTTAGAACACCAGCGCTCCTGCGTGATCATCGCCAACCACCAGTCCAACTTCGACCTCTACGTGCTTGGCCGCGTGGTACCGGAGCGCACCGTGAGCATCGGCAAGAAGAGCCTCAAGTGGGTGCCATTCTTCGGTCAGCTCTACTGGCTGGCCGGTAACGTGCTGATCGATCGCAGCAATGCCGTGGCCGCCAAACGCGCAATGCTGACCACCACCGAAACCCTGCGCAATCGCGACACTTCGATCTGGGTCTTCCCGGAAGGCACGCGCAACCTTGGCCGAGGCCTGCTGCCGTTCAAGAAAGGCGCGTTTCAGATGGCGATCACGGCCGGTGTTCCGATCATCCCGGTGTGCGTGAGCAACTACAGCAAAGCCATGCGCCTGAATCGCTGGAACAGCGGCCGCATTCTGATTCGCTCGCTGCCGGCAATCCCTACTGCCGGCCTGAGCCTGGACGACATGCCCGCGCTGATGGAGCGTTGTCAGCAGGCCATGAGCGAATGCATCAGCAACATGGACAAGGAGCTGGCGTCCGCGTGA
- the alaC gene encoding alanine transaminase: MADNAKRRFARIDRLPPYVFNITAELKMAARRRGEDIIDFSMGNPDGATPPHIVEKLVQVAQREDTHGYSTSRGIPRLRRAISRWYKDRYEVEIDPESEAIVTIGSKEGLAHLMLATLDHGDTVLVPNPSYPIHIYGAVIAGAQVRSVPLVPGVDFFAELERAIRESIPKPKMMILGFPSNPTAQCVELDFFERVVTLAKQYDVLVIHDLAYADIVYDGWKAPSIMQVPGAKDIAVEFFTLSKSYNMAGWRIGFMVGNPELVSALARIKSYHDYGTFTPLQVAAIAALEGDQQCVRDIAEQYRQRRNLLVKGLHEIGWMVEKPKASMYIWAKIPEAYAHLGSLEFAKKLLAEAKVCVSPGLGFGDYGDDHVRFALIENQDRSRQALRGIKAMFRADGLLPGKPAKTETE, from the coding sequence ATGGCTGATAACGCCAAGCGCCGCTTTGCGCGCATCGACCGTCTCCCCCCCTACGTCTTCAACATCACCGCCGAACTGAAGATGGCTGCGCGCCGTCGCGGCGAAGACATCATCGACTTTTCCATGGGTAACCCCGACGGGGCGACTCCGCCGCACATCGTCGAGAAGCTCGTGCAGGTCGCCCAGCGTGAAGATACCCACGGCTACTCCACCTCTCGCGGTATTCCGCGCCTGCGCCGCGCCATCTCGCGCTGGTACAAGGATCGCTACGAGGTGGAGATCGACCCGGAAAGCGAAGCCATCGTCACCATCGGCTCCAAGGAAGGCCTGGCGCACCTGATGCTCGCCACCCTGGACCACGGCGACACGGTGCTGGTACCCAACCCCAGTTACCCGATCCATATCTACGGCGCGGTGATCGCCGGCGCCCAGGTGCGTTCCGTGCCGCTGGTACCGGGTGTGGATTTCTTCGCCGAACTGGAACGAGCGATTCGCGAATCGATTCCCAAGCCGAAGATGATGATCCTCGGTTTCCCCTCCAACCCCACCGCACAGTGCGTGGAGCTGGACTTCTTCGAGCGCGTGGTAACCCTGGCCAAGCAGTACGACGTACTGGTGATTCACGACCTGGCTTACGCGGACATCGTTTATGACGGCTGGAAAGCCCCGTCGATCATGCAGGTACCCGGCGCCAAGGACATCGCAGTGGAGTTCTTCACCCTGTCCAAGAGCTACAACATGGCCGGCTGGCGCATCGGCTTCATGGTCGGTAACCCCGAGCTGGTCAGCGCCCTGGCACGGATCAAGAGCTACCACGACTACGGCACCTTCACCCCGCTGCAGGTGGCGGCCATCGCTGCGCTGGAAGGCGACCAGCAGTGCGTGCGCGATATCGCCGAACAGTATCGTCAGCGGCGCAACCTGCTGGTCAAGGGCCTGCACGAGATCGGCTGGATGGTGGAAAAGCCCAAGGCTTCCATGTACATCTGGGCCAAGATTCCCGAGGCCTATGCGCACCTGGGCTCGCTGGAGTTCGCCAAGAAGCTGCTGGCAGAAGCCAAGGTCTGCGTCTCGCCTGGATTGGGTTTTGGCGACTATGGCGACGACCATGTGCGCTTCGCCCTGATCGAAAACCAGGACCGCAGCCGTCAGGCGCTGCGCGGCATCAAGGCGATGTTCCGCGCAGACGGCCTGCTGCCAGGTAAGCCGGCCAAAACCGAGACCGAGTAA